In a genomic window of Pseudomonas putida:
- the nagA gene encoding N-acetylglucosamine-6-phosphate deacetylase, with translation MSEDNILTAQGWVRGRLHHEHGKVVSIEGVPCDPTDNDLPYLLPGFIDLHVHGGGGKDIMEGAPAFETITRTHVRFGTTSLLATTMTAPSEEISRVLKAVGEFCEQRPTGSARVLGVHLEGPYINPGKLGAQPNFAHTAMLAEVEAYLALAPIRVITIAPEIAGHDALIRTLSSRGIRMQIGHTLGSYEEGVAALEAGATSFTHLYNAMSPLHHREPGIVGAALAHAQYAELIPDLLHVHPGAIRVALRSIPCLYCVTDSTAAAGMPDGEYKLGSHTVTKCLGGVRLPDGTLAGSTLTMDQALRNLVKIGLPIAEASQRLSQFPADYLGLNERGRLEPGAWADCVRLDRSLKLTAVMVEGEDIDFKNA, from the coding sequence ATGTCCGAAGACAACATCCTCACAGCCCAAGGCTGGGTTCGCGGCCGGCTGCATCACGAACACGGCAAAGTCGTGTCGATCGAAGGCGTGCCCTGCGATCCGACGGACAACGACCTGCCCTATCTGTTGCCGGGCTTCATCGACCTGCATGTTCACGGCGGTGGCGGCAAGGACATCATGGAAGGCGCGCCCGCCTTCGAAACCATCACCCGAACCCATGTGCGCTTCGGCACCACGTCGTTGCTGGCCACCACCATGACCGCGCCAAGCGAAGAGATTTCCAGGGTGCTCAAGGCTGTCGGCGAATTTTGTGAACAACGTCCTACAGGCAGCGCCCGGGTTCTGGGCGTGCATCTGGAAGGCCCCTACATCAATCCGGGAAAACTCGGCGCACAACCCAACTTCGCCCACACGGCGATGCTGGCTGAAGTCGAAGCCTACCTGGCGCTGGCGCCGATCCGCGTGATCACCATCGCTCCGGAAATCGCCGGTCACGATGCATTGATCCGCACCTTGAGCAGCCGAGGCATTCGCATGCAGATCGGCCACACACTCGGCAGCTACGAAGAAGGCGTCGCCGCCCTGGAAGCCGGCGCCACCAGCTTCACACACTTGTACAACGCCATGAGCCCGCTGCATCACCGCGAACCGGGCATCGTCGGCGCCGCACTGGCCCATGCGCAGTACGCCGAACTGATTCCGGATTTACTGCACGTGCACCCCGGCGCGATCCGCGTGGCCCTGCGTTCGATCCCCTGCCTGTACTGCGTGACCGACTCCACCGCCGCCGCGGGCATGCCCGACGGTGAATACAAGCTCGGCAGCCACACCGTGACCAAATGCCTGGGCGGCGTGCGCCTGCCCGACGGCACCCTGGCCGGCAGCACCCTGACCATGGATCAGGCCCTGCGCAACCTGGTGAAGATCGGTTTGCCCATCGCCGAGGCGTCGCAACGCCTGTCGCAATTTCCCGCCGATTACCTCGGCCTCAACGAACGCGGACGCCTGGAACCGGGCGCCTGGGCCGACTGCGTGCGGCTGGATCGCTCACTGAAACTGACCGCCGTCATGGTCGAAGGAGAAGACATTGACTTCAAAAATGCTTGA